The following DNA comes from Fervidibacillus albus.
GACCGTTATGAAAAATTAAACGAATTACTCAGTGATCCGGACGTCGTTAGCGATCCGAAAAAACTGAGGGAATATTCAAAGGAACAATCGGATATTGAAGAGACCGTTCAAACATATCGGGAATATAAAACGGTGAAGAAGGAATGGCAAGACGCAAAACAGCTGCTAGAAGAAAAATTGGAGCCGGATATGCGAGAAATGGTGAAGGAAGAAGTAGAGGATCTGGGCGAGCGAATCGAACAGTTGGAAGAAAGGTTGAAAATTTTATTGATTCCTAAAGACCCGAACGATGATAAAAACGTCATTATGGAAATTCGTGGTGCAGCTGGAGGAGAAGAAGCAGCCCTTTTTGCAGGTGATTTATTTCGCATGTATAGTAAGTACGCCGAATCGGAAGGGTGGAAAATCGACGTCATCGAAGCCAATCCGACAGGTCTTGGTGGTTACAAAGAAATTATTTTTATGATCAACGGGAAAGGTGCGTATTCGAAATTGAAATTTGAAAACGGCGCCCATCGTGTTCAACGGGTGCCGGAGACGGAATCGGGCGGCCGTATTCATACGTCGACCGCTACGGTTGCATGTTTACCAGAAGCGGAAGAAGTGGAAGTTGAAGTAAACGAAAAAGATATTCGTGTAGATACGTTCGCATCGAGCGGACCGGGGGGACAAAGCGTCAATACGACGATGTCCGCTGTACGTTTAACCCATATTCCGACGGGGATCGTTGTATCATGCCAAGATGAAAAGTCGCAAATTAAAAATAAGGAAAAGGCGATGAAAGTGTTACGGGCTCGGATATACGATAAATACCAGCAGGAGGCACAGGCTGAATACGATGCTACTCGAAAATCTGCGGTCGGAACCGGTGACCGATCGGAACGAATCCGAACGTATAATTTCCCGCAAAACCGAGTGACCGATCATCGCATTGGCTTGACGATTCAGAAGCTCGATCAAATATTGGAAGGAAAAT
Coding sequences within:
- the prfA gene encoding peptide chain release factor 1; translation: MFDRLQAVEDRYEKLNELLSDPDVVSDPKKLREYSKEQSDIEETVQTYREYKTVKKEWQDAKQLLEEKLEPDMREMVKEEVEDLGERIEQLEERLKILLIPKDPNDDKNVIMEIRGAAGGEEAALFAGDLFRMYSKYAESEGWKIDVIEANPTGLGGYKEIIFMINGKGAYSKLKFENGAHRVQRVPETESGGRIHTSTATVACLPEAEEVEVEVNEKDIRVDTFASSGPGGQSVNTTMSAVRLTHIPTGIVVSCQDEKSQIKNKEKAMKVLRARIYDKYQQEAQAEYDATRKSAVGTGDRSERIRTYNFPQNRVTDHRIGLTIQKLDQILEGKLTEIIDALILNEQATILENEKE